Proteins encoded together in one Vicinamibacteria bacterium window:
- a CDS encoding DUF4340 domain-containing protein has product METRSELKLTKSLAGAAILLAIVTIVTAPRNVTPSAFVDIGEPFFPGFNDPNVATTLEVIEFDEDTAAAKPFKVTNQGGVWTIPSHHGYPADGKDRLAQTAAGVITIVKDDFRSDNVADHEALGVIDPLDETATSLRGRGKRVTIKGANDVVLADLIIGKQVEEREKFHFVRVPGQKRVYAANIDVDISTKFEDWIEKDLLQVERSNIDRVVLEDYSIDERTLMVDVRDTVELDKSDGNWSANRMPADQEVDTTKMNDLLREVDELKIVGVRPKPEGIGERLSDLTISRTDVLSLQSRGYYLTRAGDLMSNEGELRVRTNEGVLYTLRFGEILYGSGEAISAGAETTADESGGPGENRYLFISAEFDSSALPEPQRPANTAFEDKEESDWSDDDKRNKELADAHEQWEEKTKNGREKADTLANRFADWYYVISSSSFDKIHLKRSDLLKKKET; this is encoded by the coding sequence ATGGAAACGCGAAGTGAGCTGAAGTTGACGAAGTCTCTGGCGGGGGCCGCTATCCTTCTCGCCATCGTCACCATCGTCACTGCGCCCCGCAACGTGACGCCCAGTGCTTTCGTCGACATCGGTGAGCCGTTCTTTCCGGGTTTCAACGATCCCAACGTCGCCACGACGCTCGAGGTCATCGAGTTCGACGAGGACACCGCCGCCGCCAAGCCCTTCAAAGTGACCAACCAGGGCGGGGTTTGGACCATCCCATCGCATCACGGCTACCCGGCGGACGGAAAGGATCGACTCGCTCAAACGGCGGCGGGTGTCATAACGATCGTGAAGGACGACTTCCGCTCCGACAACGTCGCGGATCACGAGGCCCTCGGAGTCATCGACCCCCTCGACGAGACGGCGACGAGTCTGAGAGGCCGCGGCAAGCGAGTCACCATCAAAGGAGCGAACGACGTGGTGCTCGCCGATCTCATCATCGGAAAACAAGTGGAGGAGCGCGAGAAGTTTCACTTCGTTCGCGTTCCGGGGCAGAAGCGGGTCTATGCCGCCAACATCGACGTCGACATCTCCACCAAGTTCGAGGATTGGATCGAGAAGGACCTTCTCCAGGTCGAAAGGAGCAACATCGATCGCGTCGTTCTCGAAGATTACTCGATCGACGAACGAACGCTGATGGTCGACGTGAGAGACACGGTCGAGCTCGACAAGAGCGACGGGAATTGGAGCGCAAACCGGATGCCTGCCGACCAAGAGGTCGACACGACGAAGATGAACGACCTGCTGCGCGAGGTCGACGAGCTCAAGATCGTCGGGGTCCGGCCCAAACCCGAGGGTATCGGAGAGAGGCTTTCGGACTTGACCATTTCCCGCACCGACGTACTTTCGCTCCAGAGCCGCGGATATTACTTGACCCGCGCCGGCGATCTCATGTCGAACGAGGGTGAGCTGCGGGTCCGCACCAACGAGGGAGTGCTCTATACGCTTCGCTTCGGCGAGATCCTGTACGGGAGTGGAGAGGCCATCAGCGCGGGTGCGGAGACCACGGCGGACGAGTCGGGTGGCCCAGGGGAGAATCGCTACCTGTTCATTTCCGCAGAGTTCGATTCCTCGGCTCTGCCCGAGCCCCAGCGGCCGGCCAACACCGCCTTCGAGGACAAGGAAGAGAGCGATTGGTCGGACGACGATAAGCGCAACAAAGAGCTCGCCGATGCCCACGAACAGTGGGAGGAGAAAACCAAGAACGGGCGAGAGAAGGCCGACACTCTGGCGAATCGGTTCGCCGATTGGTACTACGTCATCTCCTCGAGCAGCTTCGACAAGATTCACCTGAAGCGGAGCGATCTGCTCAAGAAGAAGGAGACCTGA
- a CDS encoding LuxR C-terminal-related transcriptional regulator encodes MVLRHLLEQLRQDSPEAERSAQEEGDLSLGPKAACRSEFRLHSPWTPWRHLLLLSNKEIASKLAISDRTVKFHVSNLLTKFGVERRQHLISRCLQVPPGGPPTF; translated from the coding sequence TTGGTACTACGTCATCTCCTCGAGCAGCTTCGACAAGATTCACCTGAAGCGGAGCGATCTGCTCAAGAAGAAGGAGACCTGAGCCTCGGGCCGAAGGCGGCTTGTCGTAGCGAATTTCGTCTTCACTCGCCATGGACGCCATGGCGGCATCTTCTCCTCCTCTCCAACAAGGAGATCGCGAGCAAGCTGGCTATCTCCGACAGGACGGTGAAGTTCCATGTGTCCAATCTTCTCACCAAGTTCGGTGTCGAGCGCCGTCAGCACTTGATCTCCCGATGCCTGCAGGTCCCGCCGGGAGGCCCGCCCACGTTTTGA
- a CDS encoding Gldg family protein — translation MLKEINFNIVRAIVKRDLKMYFSNPTGYVFITLFIFLSAAAAFWQDRFFLNNLANLDQLNNVFPYLLVFFVAALTMSVWAEEKKLGTDELLLTLPATDLEIVLGKYLAVLAVYTVALVLSLSHVVVLLFLGSPDMGLMFANYLGFWLAGAALIAVGMLASQLTANVTIAFVLGAVFCAIGVFVQPMARIVGEGLARLLSPLGVFPHFEEFGQGVMSTTGLLYFLAIGGFFLYLNVLLVNRRHWPREAEGLRMTTHHLIRAVSIAVILVAGIAMLGRLGWRVDATAERLHSLSRETRQLLHELSDDRPVFVQAYISPTVPEPYVQTRANVIGLLKEMGSASGGRVQVAVYDTEPFSDEAREAREKFGIQAREIPNLEGARAGFSEVFLGLAFTCGAEEQVIQFFDRGLPAEYEIARSIRVVANTERKRVGVVNTQLRLFGGLDFNTMQSTPAWSVVDELKKQYEVVQITPNTAITEEIDGLLVVLPSSLAQDEMDNVLELIKEGTPALLLDDPLPVVNLGLAPSEQAGANMNPFMRQGQPPPEPKGDIRGFLAELGFRWDPSMIIWDSYNPHPDLAHLPPEVVFLGRGNQNENVFSKNHLASAELEQLVLLYPGHVESASAEGLVYQPLLESGAFSGRFPYFQMVQRNFLGASLNRNLPHRPDPMVYTVAAEIKGRPAPEGKATSSPETGNGDEASEEAGTEEATNPENGSLPIHVIFVADIDFISEQFFEIRRIGPGNLNFDNVSFFLNAMDTLVGDDSFVALRNRRVRHRTLARVEEQTREFIERRTQEEAEAERQAETALAEAQRHLDERVAEVRNRDDLDEQTKQIMARNLQEVENRKFEVLKTNIESEKEAKVRASEERMQTQIRRIQSGIRTAAVLLPPIPIFVIGVYIFIQRQKREREGAAAARRLREGA, via the coding sequence ATGCTGAAGGAGATCAACTTCAACATCGTACGCGCCATCGTGAAGCGGGACCTGAAGATGTACTTCAGCAACCCGACGGGCTACGTGTTCATCACGCTCTTCATCTTTCTCAGCGCGGCGGCCGCGTTCTGGCAGGATCGGTTCTTCCTGAACAACCTGGCGAATCTCGACCAGTTGAACAATGTCTTCCCCTACTTGCTCGTATTCTTCGTCGCCGCCCTGACGATGTCCGTCTGGGCGGAGGAGAAGAAGCTCGGAACCGACGAGCTTCTTCTTACTCTGCCGGCGACCGATCTCGAGATCGTTCTGGGAAAATACCTGGCGGTCCTCGCCGTCTATACCGTGGCCCTCGTCCTCTCGCTGAGCCACGTGGTGGTGCTTCTCTTTCTGGGAAGCCCCGACATGGGGCTGATGTTCGCCAACTACCTGGGTTTCTGGCTGGCCGGAGCTGCGCTCATTGCCGTCGGGATGCTCGCTTCTCAGCTGACCGCGAACGTGACCATCGCGTTCGTTCTGGGAGCGGTTTTCTGCGCCATCGGGGTGTTCGTCCAACCGATGGCCCGAATCGTGGGCGAGGGCCTGGCTCGGCTCCTGTCACCGCTAGGGGTATTCCCCCATTTCGAGGAGTTCGGGCAAGGGGTCATGAGCACCACCGGGCTCCTGTACTTCCTCGCGATCGGCGGGTTCTTTCTCTACCTCAATGTCCTCCTCGTCAACCGGCGCCATTGGCCGCGCGAGGCCGAAGGTTTGAGGATGACGACGCATCACCTCATCCGCGCCGTCTCCATCGCCGTCATCCTCGTCGCCGGAATTGCCATGTTAGGCAGGTTGGGGTGGAGGGTCGATGCGACCGCCGAGCGGCTTCATTCGCTGAGCCGGGAAACGAGGCAACTTCTCCACGAGCTCTCCGACGACCGGCCGGTGTTCGTGCAGGCGTACATCAGCCCCACCGTCCCCGAACCCTACGTACAGACGAGGGCGAACGTCATCGGACTGCTCAAAGAGATGGGGTCCGCTTCCGGCGGACGCGTCCAGGTCGCCGTCTACGATACCGAGCCCTTCAGCGACGAGGCTCGCGAGGCCCGGGAGAAGTTTGGTATCCAAGCGCGGGAGATTCCGAACCTCGAAGGAGCGCGCGCTGGCTTCAGCGAAGTATTCCTCGGACTCGCATTCACCTGCGGGGCCGAGGAGCAGGTAATCCAGTTTTTCGACCGAGGGCTTCCGGCGGAATACGAGATCGCCCGGAGCATCCGCGTCGTCGCGAACACGGAACGCAAGCGCGTCGGCGTCGTCAATACCCAGCTGAGGCTGTTCGGCGGGCTCGATTTCAACACCATGCAATCGACCCCCGCCTGGTCGGTCGTCGACGAGCTCAAGAAACAGTACGAGGTCGTCCAAATCACTCCGAACACCGCCATCACCGAAGAGATCGACGGACTCCTCGTAGTGCTCCCGTCTTCGCTCGCCCAGGACGAGATGGACAACGTTCTCGAACTCATCAAAGAAGGAACCCCGGCGCTTCTGCTCGACGATCCTCTCCCCGTCGTCAACCTGGGCCTCGCGCCCTCGGAGCAGGCCGGCGCCAACATGAATCCTTTCATGCGCCAGGGCCAACCGCCTCCCGAGCCAAAGGGCGACATTCGTGGTTTTCTCGCAGAGCTGGGTTTCCGGTGGGACCCTTCGATGATCATCTGGGACAGCTACAACCCTCATCCCGACCTAGCGCACCTTCCTCCCGAGGTCGTCTTCCTCGGCCGGGGCAATCAGAACGAGAACGTCTTCAGCAAGAACCACCTGGCGAGCGCCGAGCTCGAACAGCTCGTGCTCCTGTACCCCGGACACGTCGAGTCAGCTTCGGCAGAAGGCTTGGTCTACCAGCCTCTGCTCGAAAGCGGCGCATTTTCCGGCCGGTTCCCCTACTTCCAGATGGTCCAGCGGAACTTTCTTGGTGCCTCATTGAATCGCAACCTGCCGCACCGCCCCGACCCGATGGTGTATACGGTCGCCGCCGAGATCAAGGGCCGTCCCGCGCCCGAAGGCAAAGCCACGAGCTCTCCCGAGACCGGCAATGGAGACGAAGCCAGTGAGGAGGCCGGGACCGAGGAAGCCACCAATCCGGAGAACGGCTCGCTCCCCATCCACGTCATCTTCGTCGCCGACATCGACTTCATCTCCGAGCAGTTCTTCGAGATCCGGCGAATCGGACCGGGCAACTTGAACTTCGACAACGTCTCGTTCTTCCTCAACGCCATGGACACGCTCGTCGGCGACGACTCTTTCGTAGCTTTGAGGAACCGCCGAGTGCGACACCGCACGCTCGCCCGCGTCGAAGAGCAAACCCGCGAGTTCATCGAGCGCCGTACTCAGGAGGAAGCCGAAGCCGAGCGGCAGGCGGAAACAGCCCTTGCGGAAGCGCAGCGGCATCTCGACGAGCGAGTCGCCGAAGTCCGTAACCGCGACGACCTCGACGAGCAGACGAAGCAGATCATGGCGCGCAACCTTCAAGAGGTCGAGAACCGCAAGTTCGAAGTCCTCAAGACCAACATCGAATCCGAGAAGGAGGCCAAGGTCCGCGCGAGCGAAGAGAGGATGCAGACACAGATCCGCCGCATCCAGAGCGGAATCAGAACGGCGGCGGTACTTCTACCGCCGATTCCCATCTTCGTGATCGGCGTCTATATCTTTATTCAAAGGCAGAAGCGAGAACGTGAGGGGGCAGCCGCCGCTCGCCGTTTGAGGGAGGGAGCGTGA